The following are encoded together in the Litorilinea aerophila genome:
- a CDS encoding MarR family winged helix-turn-helix transcriptional regulator: MDVSPDECARTVLDVVPAVMQAIRAEVRRHRGADLSVLQVRVLAFLNGHPGSTLSAVAEHVGLTLPSMSSQISRLVQRGLVARETSPHDRRCVTLRLTTQGAATLEAARQAARAGLAETLSALSPTERATVVEALQRLRPLFAAASLPSHSASQASENAGNSS; this comes from the coding sequence ATGGACGTCTCCCCAGATGAGTGCGCCCGAACTGTGCTGGATGTGGTACCGGCGGTGATGCAGGCCATCCGGGCGGAGGTGCGCCGCCACCGGGGTGCCGACCTGTCGGTGCTCCAGGTGCGGGTGCTGGCCTTCCTGAACGGCCACCCGGGCTCCACCCTCTCTGCCGTGGCCGAGCACGTGGGCCTCACCCTGCCCTCCATGTCCAGCCAGATCAGCCGGCTGGTCCAGCGCGGGCTGGTGGCCCGGGAAACTTCTCCCCACGACCGGCGCTGTGTCACCCTGCGGCTGACGACCCAGGGCGCGGCCACCCTGGAGGCGGCCCGTCAGGCGGCCCGGGCCGGACTGGCGGAAACCCTTTCTGCCCTTTCGCCGACTGAACGAGCTACCGTGGTGGAGGCGCTTCAACGGCTGCGCCCCCTCTTTGCCGCGGCTTCTCTTCCCTCCCATTCCGCTTCCCAGGCCAGCGAAAACGCCGGGAATTCTTCCTGA
- the cas10d gene encoding type I-D CRISPR-associated protein Cas10d/Csc3, whose protein sequence is MLTATEINQILQEYTEQVVPAMLRQHYHLILAKGGPDYPHLSEQSHLAHLINGTFGLARLAAFLVMNQSRIPGLTSEHLRKAIALFTVHDLHKDTNLELLGTSQFSIPLPRLREEYERLGLVAFAGDVDNHLMRAANVHKRSTKHGDLLLSEDPDAPRLWLLVRIADTIASVKTPAKAVASLQGYLADLSSLFAPQSPPGRYALYYHEIKDVRGVLTNVIHQAVAQQLVQEFGFFPLLYFATGALYLGPAEISPVDLETTVTHVVDLALNALVSTSGSNAARDGLRRQKFDFEQYVYAFASVESLLEVVRDVVLDAKPDARVAEKEIDGLVAKRKELDETWRATVEQRLGIQLLDPKEHKAFNELWSLVRQYLLHVDTLLRDLSPETERLDWFLKTFSVPAEVANTLRAESEIWARGGVGKYVLVIAYHFLRGPDFADRISESLPSAEVIERLHRKVLAAFSSLDTQKGRQAAVAELGWREELENYLQEHLYLSFAPGVHLADDNFDGYSRPKRKGHTGKICSLCNRSSTYTQGLRTGILDDFGRVFSNRVLPALEAPQGNRLWCPICQLEFIFRKMLGMGLPATAHYKNSYRIYLYILPTFSFTPEHLRLFEPLFRPFHRVTNLPIRDYGNAHGLPRLWLERRSFDPEWLEELRDVLEREADKIAGWGGRNFVGERISLGDVRGQPHYYLITWEKAARESERDDARVATRTEAWAKALCAAAVISGLTSCKVYLTERPYLPVADPAELKATITLDGPPPALRGLLGGRTDEITLYGREHSQRSGLERTLDLSAALWVVTADVHAPNRNTKDKHISGRLALLNTSPLAGATFYKEYGRLNDGNSPYPTLVKACEVLLEIQAELYGGALMDLVEKIAEKSLAIALPFGASGRGKARRYELVFREGVSAMRKAQQMIPEMREAAISGKAPSPQAVAELKRLAAGTLLKAMERRQETRRGDIVVRTWGNELSTKVGEFIDILVDELYLGRAGGSFARFLRLENSLADGIYYYTDRHLSRHWEDYRQQRAVQQQTQQEA, encoded by the coding sequence GTGCTCACAGCAACCGAAATCAATCAAATACTACAGGAGTATACGGAACAGGTAGTCCCTGCAATGTTACGGCAGCACTACCATCTGATTCTGGCCAAGGGGGGGCCGGACTACCCTCATTTGTCTGAGCAATCACATTTGGCGCACCTGATCAATGGGACCTTTGGATTGGCGCGCCTCGCCGCATTCCTGGTCATGAACCAGTCACGCATTCCAGGGCTGACCTCGGAACATCTACGCAAGGCGATTGCACTTTTCACGGTGCACGATCTACACAAGGATACAAATCTTGAGCTCCTGGGCACATCTCAATTCAGCATCCCTTTGCCCCGGTTACGGGAGGAGTATGAACGCTTGGGACTGGTGGCCTTCGCCGGCGACGTGGACAACCACCTCATGCGGGCCGCCAATGTGCATAAACGGAGTACGAAGCATGGCGATCTCCTTCTGAGCGAGGATCCCGATGCACCCCGATTGTGGCTGTTGGTGCGCATCGCGGACACCATCGCCTCGGTTAAAACGCCGGCCAAGGCAGTTGCGTCCTTGCAGGGCTATCTGGCCGATCTGTCGTCCCTGTTTGCGCCCCAGTCGCCGCCCGGCAGGTACGCGTTGTACTACCACGAAATCAAAGATGTACGGGGTGTTCTGACGAACGTGATCCACCAGGCTGTGGCGCAGCAACTGGTTCAGGAGTTTGGTTTCTTCCCCCTGCTTTACTTCGCTACAGGAGCGCTGTACCTGGGCCCTGCCGAAATATCGCCTGTTGACCTGGAGACCACGGTCACTCACGTCGTCGACCTGGCACTTAACGCCTTGGTAAGCACAAGCGGCAGCAATGCCGCAAGAGATGGACTGCGTCGTCAGAAATTTGACTTCGAACAGTATGTGTACGCCTTTGCCAGCGTCGAATCTCTGCTGGAAGTTGTCCGCGATGTTGTGCTAGATGCCAAGCCAGATGCCCGTGTGGCAGAGAAGGAGATTGACGGGTTGGTGGCCAAGCGCAAAGAGTTAGATGAAACATGGCGTGCGACTGTAGAACAGCGCTTGGGCATCCAACTGCTCGATCCCAAAGAGCACAAGGCGTTCAATGAACTGTGGTCCCTTGTACGACAGTACCTCCTCCACGTTGACACCCTGCTACGGGATTTGAGCCCGGAGACTGAACGTCTTGACTGGTTCCTCAAGACATTCTCTGTTCCGGCAGAGGTGGCCAACACCCTGCGGGCCGAGAGTGAGATCTGGGCCCGGGGGGGCGTCGGTAAATACGTGCTGGTCATCGCTTACCACTTTCTGCGCGGTCCCGACTTTGCCGATCGCATATCAGAAAGCTTGCCTTCAGCCGAAGTGATCGAACGCCTCCATCGCAAGGTGCTGGCTGCGTTTAGCTCTCTTGACACCCAAAAAGGCCGACAGGCCGCTGTGGCTGAACTAGGCTGGCGGGAGGAACTCGAGAACTACCTGCAGGAGCACCTGTATCTCTCTTTCGCGCCTGGCGTCCATCTTGCGGATGACAACTTCGATGGCTACTCCCGCCCGAAGCGCAAAGGTCATACGGGCAAGATTTGTTCCCTCTGCAACCGTTCCAGCACGTATACCCAGGGACTACGCACAGGCATTCTGGATGACTTTGGCCGGGTCTTTTCAAATCGGGTTTTGCCTGCCCTTGAAGCCCCCCAAGGCAATCGGTTGTGGTGTCCGATCTGTCAGCTTGAGTTTATCTTCCGCAAAATGCTCGGTATGGGCCTGCCCGCCACCGCCCACTACAAGAACTCTTACCGCATTTACCTGTACATCCTGCCTACCTTCTCCTTTACGCCCGAACACTTGCGATTGTTCGAGCCTCTGTTTAGACCATTCCACCGGGTGACCAACCTGCCCATTCGGGACTACGGCAACGCTCACGGCCTGCCACGCCTTTGGCTGGAACGTCGCAGCTTCGATCCCGAGTGGCTGGAGGAATTAAGGGATGTTCTGGAGCGGGAAGCAGACAAAATTGCGGGCTGGGGTGGACGCAACTTCGTCGGCGAGCGCATCTCTCTGGGCGATGTACGCGGTCAACCCCACTATTACCTTATCACCTGGGAGAAGGCCGCGCGCGAAAGCGAGCGGGATGACGCCCGAGTCGCCACGCGCACAGAGGCGTGGGCCAAGGCTCTGTGCGCTGCGGCAGTTATCAGTGGCCTGACCAGCTGCAAGGTCTACCTGACCGAGCGGCCCTATCTGCCGGTAGCCGATCCAGCCGAACTTAAGGCCACTATCACCCTAGATGGACCACCTCCGGCGTTGCGAGGCCTGCTGGGCGGGCGTACAGACGAGATTACGCTGTATGGTCGAGAGCATAGCCAACGCAGCGGCCTGGAGCGCACACTCGATCTGAGCGCCGCCCTATGGGTGGTGACGGCTGATGTACATGCGCCGAATCGGAACACAAAAGATAAGCACATCTCTGGCCGGCTGGCATTGTTAAACACGTCGCCCCTGGCCGGCGCAACATTCTACAAAGAATACGGACGGTTAAATGACGGTAACTCGCCCTATCCTACCCTTGTCAAGGCTTGTGAGGTCCTGTTGGAAATCCAGGCCGAACTCTACGGAGGTGCATTGATGGACCTGGTCGAAAAGATCGCAGAGAAATCCCTCGCAATTGCTCTCCCTTTTGGTGCCAGTGGCCGCGGCAAGGCGCGACGCTATGAGCTGGTCTTCCGTGAGGGGGTCTCGGCCATGCGCAAGGCGCAGCAGATGATTCCCGAAATGCGGGAAGCGGCCATCAGTGGCAAGGCGCCGTCCCCGCAGGCAGTCGCTGAATTGAAACGGCTGGCCGCTGGTACCTTGCTCAAGGCCATGGAGCGCCGCCAGGAGACGCGACGAGGGGATATCGTTGTGCGAACCTGGGGCAATGAACTGTCCACCAAGGTTGGAGAGTTCATCGACATTCTGGTGGATGAGCTTTATCTGGGCCGGGCCGGCGGCAGCTTCGCCCGCTTCCTGCGCCTGGAGAACAGCCTGGCAGATGGGATCTACTATTACACGGATCGCCATCTATCTCGACACTGGGAAGATTACAGACAACAACGCGCTGTTCAACAACAAACACAACAGGAGGCTTAA
- the pepT gene encoding peptidase T, whose translation MTTLNLTLSEAERQALEERFLRYVQVDTQSDEAAEGVPSTACQWDLLRMLAQELEELGAQDVQLTEHGFVLATIPATAPDAQAPTVAFLAHVDTAPAFNASGVKPIVHRGYDGSPITLPDDPAQVLSPEQFPTLGKKIGHDIVTASGTTLLGADDKAGVAIIMTMAAHLLQHPEIPHGPIRICFTPDEEIGRGIRYLKLEELAADVAYTLDGGDVGEITYETFSADKATVHIAGVSTHPGTAKGVLVNALTLAAKLIEFLPQHTRTPETTDGRQGFIHLYQMKGTAAEAELHFILRDFELDGLEAHGALLRNLCQALQQAEPRARVTCTITPQYRNMRYWLEKDMRPVELAMEAIRAVGLEPVTTPIRGGTDGSQLTERGLPTPNLFTGMQNVHGPLEWVSLQDMALATQVCVELAVRWGRAGQG comes from the coding sequence ATGACAACCCTCAACCTGACCCTCAGCGAAGCAGAACGCCAGGCACTGGAGGAGCGCTTCCTGCGCTACGTCCAGGTGGACACCCAGAGCGACGAAGCGGCCGAAGGCGTCCCCAGCACCGCCTGCCAGTGGGACCTGTTGCGTATGCTGGCCCAGGAGCTTGAAGAACTGGGCGCCCAGGATGTCCAGCTCACCGAGCACGGCTTTGTGCTGGCCACCATCCCGGCCACCGCTCCGGACGCCCAGGCGCCCACCGTGGCCTTCCTGGCCCACGTGGACACCGCGCCCGCCTTCAATGCCAGCGGCGTCAAGCCCATCGTCCATCGCGGCTACGACGGCAGCCCCATCACCCTGCCCGACGACCCGGCCCAGGTCCTGAGCCCGGAGCAGTTCCCCACCCTGGGGAAGAAGATCGGCCACGACATCGTCACCGCCAGCGGCACCACCCTGCTGGGCGCGGACGACAAGGCCGGGGTGGCCATCATCATGACCATGGCCGCCCACCTGCTCCAACACCCCGAGATCCCCCACGGGCCCATCCGCATCTGCTTCACGCCGGACGAGGAGATCGGCCGGGGCATCCGCTACCTGAAGCTGGAAGAGCTGGCCGCGGACGTGGCCTACACCCTGGACGGCGGCGACGTGGGCGAGATCACCTACGAAACCTTTTCCGCGGACAAGGCCACCGTCCACATCGCGGGCGTCTCCACCCACCCGGGCACGGCGAAAGGGGTGCTGGTCAACGCGCTCACCCTGGCCGCCAAACTGATCGAATTTCTCCCCCAACATACCCGTACACCGGAGACCACCGACGGCCGACAGGGCTTCATCCACCTCTACCAGATGAAGGGCACCGCGGCCGAGGCAGAGCTCCACTTCATCCTGCGGGACTTTGAGCTGGACGGGCTGGAGGCCCACGGCGCCCTCCTGCGCAACCTGTGCCAGGCCCTGCAGCAGGCCGAGCCCCGGGCCCGGGTGACCTGTACCATCACGCCCCAGTACCGCAACATGCGCTACTGGCTGGAGAAAGACATGCGGCCCGTGGAGCTGGCCATGGAGGCCATCCGGGCCGTGGGCCTGGAACCGGTGACTACCCCCATCCGGGGCGGCACCGACGGCTCCCAGCTCACGGAGCGAGGGCTGCCCACGCCCAACCTCTTCACCGGCATGCAGAATGTCCACGGCCCCCTGGAGTGGGTTAGCCTCCAGGACATGGCCCTGGCCACCCAGGTCTGCGTGGAGCTGGCCGTGCGCTGGGGCAGGGCAGGCCAGGGCTGA
- a CDS encoding helix-turn-helix transcriptional regulator, translating into MSSSNLPMFRSLSILRRLRRGPAAWQDLVDWVHVDEDPTAYRDVDQKAGRKRVENDIKRLRDWGVQIEFRNGEYHLLSYGDFHPIYLTEAELDTLAFLAEAFRPGAPNGDAVQHLVQQIGDWLPERQRDSIPLRRQRLRIDLRRRDSDQIPPRVQEMVDRAIQQRRLLAFYYRSPGQADGELRRHMVQPWHLYFDTVRRHLYLDAYRLEVRGPHGVWKQGQWQKYRLGRILAEGLEILPDKLPPEPPRRPRYRLEYRLAPDIARTGEITRHFAETRVHEADEAGWVRVTAVTDDLFTALRLLLGYGPYCKVTGGPEARREMERLVRELAGLYGYV; encoded by the coding sequence ATGTCATCCTCCAACCTGCCCATGTTCCGCAGCCTCAGCATCCTGCGCCGTTTACGGCGTGGGCCGGCGGCATGGCAGGATTTGGTGGACTGGGTCCACGTGGACGAAGACCCGACTGCCTATCGGGACGTGGATCAGAAGGCCGGCCGGAAGCGGGTCGAGAACGACATCAAGCGCCTGCGCGACTGGGGCGTGCAGATCGAATTCCGGAACGGCGAATACCACCTCCTCAGCTACGGCGATTTTCACCCCATCTACCTGACCGAAGCAGAGCTGGATACCCTGGCTTTCCTGGCGGAAGCCTTTCGTCCCGGCGCGCCCAACGGCGACGCGGTCCAACACCTGGTGCAGCAGATCGGCGACTGGCTGCCGGAGCGGCAGCGGGATTCCATTCCCCTGCGGCGACAACGGCTGCGAATCGACCTGCGCCGGCGGGACAGCGACCAGATCCCGCCCCGGGTGCAGGAGATGGTGGATCGGGCCATCCAGCAGCGGCGGCTGCTGGCCTTCTACTACCGTTCGCCCGGCCAGGCCGACGGGGAACTCCGCCGGCACATGGTCCAGCCCTGGCACCTATACTTCGACACGGTGCGCCGGCACCTGTACCTGGATGCCTATCGCCTGGAGGTGCGGGGGCCCCATGGGGTCTGGAAGCAGGGGCAGTGGCAGAAGTACCGGCTGGGGCGCATCCTGGCCGAGGGGCTGGAGATCCTGCCAGACAAGCTGCCGCCGGAGCCGCCCCGGCGGCCCCGGTACCGGCTGGAGTACAGGCTGGCCCCGGACATCGCGCGCACGGGGGAGATCACCCGCCACTTTGCCGAGACCCGGGTACACGAAGCGGACGAGGCGGGCTGGGTGCGGGTGACCGCCGTCACCGACGACCTCTTCACGGCCCTGCGGCTGTTGCTGGGATATGGCCCCTACTGCAAAGTCACCGGGGGGCCTGAGGCCCGGCGGGAGATGGAGCGGTTGGTGCGGGAGTTGGCGGGGCTGTATGGGTATGTGTAG
- a CDS encoding PQQ-binding-like beta-propeller repeat protein: MHTRITLFILTLFLLASRPLQATARYLPTPPSTQPLRLLRPAAQPLARPLTTVQAPLEPSTPQAEEGAWPMVAADPQRTSWSSADIPDDGLPLGVEWYRPIEAYIPQNVQIIAAHGLLYVATSAGLYALDAATGAVAWRYDTRLPLGNSPTVADGVVYVGGYDRSLHALDATTGRLLWRYSGAGAGFATNPLVVDGQVIAGNRDGGLYAIGAHGTDQAGQLLWKFQAGGPILQSPAYADGVVYFAANDNRAYAVNAADGSLGWRSDTLPGIQYQSYWPVIYGDLVIFAASDGYRAGLRPGTLSADCGRFGLLQIADLFEYTCDTDSALWPEGETLGPEVGPQPWSHGYPVVDVSPRMTEYLEDNPNPAPFRHKPWRRVLIALHRADGREFTFDSDGDGYPEYLPANWWGTGSGNRYPPIVGPDGLLYFSNAFRCCSDAKGYIMGWQPATPTLLSVTEGFGALAEPQAISGGGRTIFRNLCCDRVGDYFAMDEPRSRRELWSYNLEELAPGYDQMWTVLEGLPRLQGWYRGATQSVNAAYHNHGDQNPIIPYQGRLYVHRSNAVLAFAPRGLPAGGAHALPALTIQPPASQPTQEPSRSELVARLEAEVGKILAAGDLRPGYYNVYAFLVRGLEDYFANPGETLYTLTRAYPFLSSGLQAETATYLHAYFDRYFAGRGPYPPMVAHVGWADGAPRENMLLPAEVEADLANFPASTQAGPGFTWTYPQVNFYALWQYARLFPERASEAYDLAKSRLQVPLPNGPADDYYAQQPYELNGYIAGYLGFLGLQELAGAAQADAALRSQVQQELDRLIQLRIDTFDKDSYWAPGPDTPRIPYYKKHFDLARNFVYLTPELADPLYRAIPGQIDAALDEYTRIAPYWFVGRYEGVIGEGVLSNLYNAHALFQAKAMLQGAAPQELARYLDVPAFLVGDLFYIQNLTAVLERDTLVQHVIFLPRVQRMGR; this comes from the coding sequence ATGCACACACGCATCACCCTGTTCATCCTGACCCTGTTCCTGCTGGCCAGCCGGCCCCTCCAGGCCACAGCCCGCTACCTGCCCACGCCGCCCTCCACCCAGCCACTTCGCCTGCTGCGGCCGGCGGCACAGCCCCTGGCCCGGCCGCTGACCACCGTCCAGGCACCCCTGGAGCCATCCACTCCACAGGCAGAAGAAGGCGCCTGGCCCATGGTGGCCGCCGATCCCCAGCGCACCTCCTGGAGCAGCGCCGACATTCCGGACGACGGCCTGCCCCTGGGGGTGGAATGGTACCGGCCCATCGAAGCCTACATCCCCCAGAACGTCCAGATCATCGCCGCCCACGGCCTGCTCTACGTGGCCACGTCGGCGGGGCTCTATGCGCTGGACGCGGCCACGGGCGCGGTGGCCTGGCGCTACGACACCCGGCTGCCCCTGGGCAACTCCCCCACCGTGGCCGACGGCGTGGTCTACGTGGGGGGATACGACCGCAGCCTCCACGCCTTGGACGCCACCACCGGCCGGCTCCTCTGGCGCTACAGCGGCGCGGGGGCCGGCTTTGCCACCAACCCGCTGGTGGTGGACGGCCAGGTGATCGCCGGCAACCGGGACGGCGGCCTCTACGCCATCGGCGCCCACGGCACAGACCAGGCCGGACAACTGCTGTGGAAATTCCAGGCCGGCGGCCCCATCCTCCAATCCCCCGCCTACGCCGACGGCGTGGTCTACTTCGCAGCCAACGACAACCGGGCCTATGCAGTGAACGCCGCGGATGGCTCCCTGGGCTGGCGCTCCGACACCCTACCGGGCATCCAGTACCAGTCCTACTGGCCGGTCATTTACGGGGACCTGGTCATCTTCGCCGCGAGCGACGGCTATCGGGCCGGCTTGCGGCCCGGCACCCTGAGCGCCGACTGTGGCCGCTTTGGCCTCCTCCAGATCGCCGACCTCTTCGAGTACACCTGCGACACCGACTCTGCCCTCTGGCCCGAAGGGGAGACCCTGGGGCCAGAGGTCGGCCCCCAACCCTGGTCCCACGGCTACCCGGTGGTGGACGTCTCCCCCCGCATGACCGAGTACCTGGAGGACAACCCCAACCCGGCCCCCTTCCGCCACAAGCCGTGGCGCCGGGTGCTCATCGCCCTCCACCGGGCCGACGGCAGGGAGTTCACCTTCGACAGCGACGGCGACGGCTACCCGGAGTATCTACCGGCCAACTGGTGGGGCACCGGCTCCGGCAACCGCTACCCGCCCATCGTCGGGCCAGACGGCCTGCTCTACTTCAGCAACGCCTTCCGCTGTTGCTCCGACGCCAAGGGCTACATCATGGGCTGGCAGCCCGCCACGCCCACCCTGCTGAGCGTCACCGAGGGCTTCGGCGCCCTGGCCGAACCCCAGGCCATCTCCGGCGGCGGGCGTACCATCTTCCGCAACCTCTGCTGCGACCGGGTAGGCGACTACTTCGCCATGGACGAACCGCGCTCCCGGCGGGAGCTCTGGTCCTACAACCTGGAGGAGCTGGCGCCGGGCTACGACCAGATGTGGACCGTGCTGGAGGGGCTGCCCCGGCTGCAGGGGTGGTACCGGGGCGCCACCCAGAGCGTCAACGCGGCCTACCACAACCATGGCGACCAGAACCCCATCATCCCCTACCAGGGGCGCCTCTACGTACACCGGAGCAACGCCGTCCTGGCCTTCGCGCCCAGAGGGCTGCCAGCGGGCGGCGCACACGCCCTGCCCGCCCTGACCATCCAGCCGCCGGCATCCCAACCGACCCAGGAGCCATCTCGGTCCGAGCTGGTGGCGCGGCTGGAGGCGGAAGTGGGCAAGATCCTGGCCGCGGGCGACCTGCGCCCCGGCTACTACAACGTGTACGCCTTCCTGGTGCGGGGCCTGGAGGACTACTTCGCCAACCCGGGGGAGACCCTCTACACCCTGACCCGGGCCTACCCCTTCCTCTCGTCGGGCCTCCAGGCGGAAACAGCGACCTACCTGCACGCCTACTTCGACCGCTACTTCGCAGGCCGGGGCCCCTACCCGCCCATGGTCGCCCACGTGGGCTGGGCCGACGGCGCTCCCCGGGAAAACATGCTCCTCCCCGCGGAGGTGGAGGCGGACCTGGCCAACTTCCCCGCCAGCACCCAGGCCGGCCCCGGCTTCACCTGGACCTATCCCCAGGTGAACTTCTACGCCCTGTGGCAGTACGCGCGCCTCTTCCCGGAGCGGGCATCCGAGGCCTACGATCTGGCCAAAAGCCGTCTCCAGGTACCCCTGCCCAACGGCCCGGCCGACGACTACTACGCGCAGCAGCCTTACGAGCTCAACGGCTACATCGCCGGCTACCTGGGCTTCCTGGGGCTTCAGGAGCTGGCCGGCGCGGCCCAGGCAGATGCCGCCCTGCGCAGCCAGGTGCAACAGGAGCTGGACCGCCTGATCCAGCTGCGCATCGACACCTTCGACAAGGACTCCTACTGGGCGCCCGGGCCAGACACCCCGCGCATCCCCTACTACAAAAAACACTTCGACCTGGCCCGCAACTTCGTCTACCTGACGCCCGAACTGGCCGACCCGCTCTACCGGGCCATCCCCGGCCAGATCGACGCCGCCCTGGACGAATACACCCGCATCGCGCCCTACTGGTTCGTGGGCCGCTACGAAGGAGTCATCGGCGAGGGGGTCCTATCCAACCTCTACAACGCCCATGCCCTCTTCCAGGCCAAAGCCATGCTCCAGGGCGCCGCCCCCCAGGAGCTGGCCCGCTACCTGGACGTGCCGGCCTTCCTGGTGGGTGACCTCTTCTACATCCAGAACCTGACGGCCGTGCTGGAGAGGGACACCTTGGTGCAGCATGTGATCTTCCTGCCCCGCGTTCAGCGGATGGGGAGGTGA
- a CDS encoding MFS transporter: MAMFKPPRLPNIPPEILPLRARHFRLPKTLSAMRHRNFRLYMGGQLISLVGTWMQIIAQGWLVYEISHSEAALGIVGFASAIPALLITPWGGVVVDQVPKRNLLVWTQSTAMLLAFVLAGLTFSGVVQVWHVVLLAACQGVVNAFDGPARQAFVVEMVGRDDLTNAIALNSMTFNSARILGPAIGGVLLAAVGAGWCFLLNGVTFLAVIACLLAMRLPPHRREVAGISPWRQLIGGLAYANGLREVRALLLMALVFSLFGISYSTVLPAFVDRILGQGASAFGAINAASGVGAVTGAFIVARWGDSGRRGRWLTWAALSFPVVLGLFAVNRFYGLALFLAVVLGIGFMLEFTLINTLLQTHIEDGMRGRVLSLYTLTFFGFAPFGNLAIGTLSEWWGLSQTIVVSAALCLSLSLWIVLRTPELRRLP; this comes from the coding sequence ATGGCCATGTTCAAGCCTCCCCGCCTCCCCAACATCCCGCCAGAGATCCTGCCCCTGCGGGCCCGCCACTTTCGCCTGCCCAAGACCCTCTCCGCCATGCGCCATCGCAATTTCCGCCTCTACATGGGGGGTCAGCTCATCTCCCTGGTGGGTACCTGGATGCAGATCATCGCCCAGGGCTGGCTGGTCTACGAAATCAGCCACTCCGAGGCGGCCCTGGGCATCGTCGGCTTTGCCTCGGCCATCCCCGCCCTCCTCATCACCCCTTGGGGCGGGGTGGTGGTGGACCAGGTGCCCAAGCGCAACCTGCTGGTGTGGACCCAGTCCACGGCCATGCTCCTGGCCTTCGTTCTGGCCGGGTTGACCTTCAGCGGCGTGGTCCAGGTCTGGCATGTGGTGCTGTTGGCCGCGTGCCAGGGGGTGGTGAATGCCTTCGACGGGCCGGCCCGCCAGGCCTTCGTGGTGGAGATGGTGGGGCGGGACGACCTGACCAACGCCATTGCGCTCAATTCCATGACGTTCAATAGCGCCCGCATCCTGGGCCCGGCCATCGGCGGTGTTCTGCTGGCTGCCGTGGGCGCTGGTTGGTGTTTCCTGCTGAACGGCGTGACCTTCCTGGCGGTGATCGCCTGTCTGCTGGCCATGCGGCTGCCACCCCATCGTCGAGAGGTAGCAGGGATTTCCCCCTGGCGCCAGCTCATCGGCGGCCTGGCCTACGCCAACGGCCTGCGGGAGGTGCGTGCGCTGCTGCTCATGGCCCTGGTCTTCAGCCTGTTCGGCATTTCCTACAGCACGGTCTTGCCCGCCTTTGTGGATCGGATCCTGGGCCAGGGCGCGAGCGCGTTCGGGGCCATCAACGCGGCCTCTGGCGTGGGCGCGGTGACGGGGGCCTTCATCGTGGCCCGCTGGGGCGACAGTGGCCGCCGGGGGCGCTGGCTCACCTGGGCAGCCTTAAGTTTTCCGGTGGTGCTGGGGTTGTTCGCCGTCAACCGGTTCTACGGCCTGGCCCTGTTCCTGGCCGTGGTGCTGGGCATCGGCTTCATGCTGGAGTTCACCCTCATCAACACCCTGCTCCAGACCCACATCGAGGACGGGATGCGGGGCCGGGTGTTGAGCCTCTACACCCTGACCTTCTTCGGCTTCGCCCCCTTTGGCAACCTGGCCATTGGCACCCTCTCCGAGTGGTGGGGGCTGAGCCAGACCATCGTGGTCAGCGCGGCCCTCTGCCTCTCCCTCTCCCTTTGGATCGTGCTCCGGACGCCGGAGCTGCGCCGCCTGCCGTGA